In Solanum lycopersicum chromosome 3, SLM_r2.1, the genomic stretch TTGAAGAAGTACTGAAACGGGCACCTGCAATTCCTCGGGTTGTTCCCGCCATTAAAGCTGCTCATGCTTTAGGGTACGTAtctatacattaatttttttttgcaaaattggATTTAATTTACTTAAATTAAATGTGCATTGTTGTTTCAGGTGTGATTTGAGGATTGTAAGCGATGCAAATCTCTTCTACATCGAGACGATTTTGAATCATCTGGGAATAAGTGATTGCTTCACGGAGATCCACACAAATCCAGGCTACGTTGATGAAGAAGGGAGACTTAGAATCCGTCCTCACCATGATTTTCACACCTCCTCTCATGGCTGCAGCTCCAATACTTGCCCTCCCAACATGTGCAAGGTAAAACACGAGATACCTCTTCGGTTTCAATTTATGTAACAGgcaaattttctaattttgttcGTCAATTTTggcatatatatttatttggaaaCTAGATAAGAAGTACTTTCGAAATTCAAAGAGTCACGTAAAGTTGGAATGAGGAAGAACTTAGGATTATATGTCCCCacagattattttttttttaaaaaaatagagtagTTACGTTCTTACCAAAAGCCCAGCAAAATTTGCTATTTATTCGAATCAAATTTAATCTTCTGTTGTATAATTTTGTTTGTGTTTTAACACTTAACAGGGCCTAGTAATAGAAAAAATACAAGCTTCATTGGCTAAGGAAGGGAAGAAAAGAATGATATATCTTGGTGACGGAGCAGGAGATTATTGTCCAAGCTTGAAGCTGAAAGAGCAAGATTTCGTTATGCCGAGGAAAGATTACCCTGTTTggaaattaataaatgaaaatcGCGATCTTGTGAAAGCAGAGATCCACGGGTGGAGTGATGGAGAAGAGCAGGAACAGATTCTGCTTCAGATAATCAAAACGATTTCCATGGAAGATAATCAATTTTTATCGGTTGATTGCAAGTTCCAGACGATTCCGATCAATGCAGTTCATGAAGCCATCACAAAAGCTCTCCCTGTGCCTTACTGATTAAGCTGTGACAACTAATTAACAGTTGGTTTTAATTACTTGTATTTTATGGTTTTATTTGAAATAGCCCTGGTTTTGAGCCTTTGATTCGGGCTCTGAATATTATGGGGGGTGTAACGCCGTTATCTTTTccctcacttttttttttataataatattggaATTTTGAATCATgttgattaattttatatttctatttaCCTTGCATTCCAagtttgttgaagaagaaatagTTGAACtgataaaggaaaaaaacattTATGTCATAATCTATCAACATGAACAATATGATCTACAAGCGAATTTCATTGAATGTTGTATCTTGTTATTGTTACATAATTCTTAGAATAATtgattcaataaaatatttagtttctTAATTATGATAAGAGttgtattaatataaatatttaaagtcATTTGATTAATAAACTTAGAGATTAagatttgttttttcatttagATTTTCAACCTTGTTAAATAATAGTACGTACTTATGGTTAGCTCTCTTGTTACTCTTGCCTTAAATGGGGACGGAAGTGATGAATGGTGGAAACAAATAATTAACGTGTAATGTCACGTATGAAGAAGAATAAGTTAATTCGCGCATTCAGCGACTGAAAAAGTTTGCGGAGAAGGATTTAGTTGCGTGACaataaatttgtaaaatgaacttttttttttattgaatatgtcttttaaaatttttaacaaaacaaacatgaaaaaatatttcgtGCATATTAAATAATGCGTTATTAGTGAATTCTTTTCACCTCTTAAAATTTTGTCCTACTGCAAGGTGAGGCAATGCTCATTCCCTAGATCAAATCCACTTCGGATCGAAAAAGCAACTAGCCAAATTTCTTATATATCTAAGATATTGaacaacaaatatttgaaattagatgaatatatataatcaGTGGCGTAGCCACATAGTGGTAAGGGTGTCCAATTGGACattcttctttgaaaaaaaaatcatatatataagtaaaatgattgaataaaatattttggacaCCTTTAGTAtgataaattgttatttttagaCACCCTTTGTTAAATTCCTGATTCCACTACTATATATAATTGTACTGATactacatataaaatattttgtaatatgaATCTGCTCAAACCAAAAAGGTTGTTCCACTTGTCCTCCCCTATAACTAAATCTAATCGATACATTATAAATGGGACTGCTGCCTACGATATGTTTAGGATTTTACTTATAAATGAATATAGAATTATGCTCGAATATCTAGCAGCAGGTATCTGTTCTCCTAGATATTATACTGTGCGCCTAATTAAGAATAGTATTTCATTCgttttaaaatagttattagGTTTCTTTTTTAAgagttaatttatatttttttaaaagctaaattaaattaggttagtttaatttcttttttataaaaaaaatacaacttaGAGAAAGCGTAACACGTTCATATGTGTATTTCCATTgcatgaaatatatattatatataatcattACAAAATTGACTTGTTTTCGATGGATGTGGCTCCGCTTCATTAATTTTTAGTGAAGTAATCATCAATTTAGGTGAAGTGTTTTAAGGTGAGGAAGTGAGATACGTGGGTGTAAGTTTCATGGATTTAACGGTTGTATATttcatatagaaaaaaattttatccaaaaaatttggtcataatggtattttatatttttgaaaatttttagtcttttaattaaaaaaagaaaaaaaagatccatttattttaaaataaaaaagatataatatatttttaaaatttttagctaaattttgatcaaatatATTCGCCATAAGCTTTATATatcttcaattttataattttattactaaacaaataaaattaaaactttcaaTATTCTATAAATCAccaataatatagaaaaaatatttataattatttttgaaaattc encodes the following:
- the LOC101246036 gene encoding inorganic pyrophosphatase 1-like — its product is MAGIVVVFDFDKTIIDLDSDNWVVDELGATDLFNQLLPTMPWNSVMDRMMKELHEQGKTIKDIEEVLKRAPAIPRVVPAIKAAHALGCDLRIVSDANLFYIETILNHLGISDCFTEIHTNPGYVDEEGRLRIRPHHDFHTSSHGCSSNTCPPNMCKGLVIEKIQASLAKEGKKRMIYLGDGAGDYCPSLKLKEQDFVMPRKDYPVWKLINENRDLVKAEIHGWSDGEEQEQILLQIIKTISMEDNQFLSVDCKFQTIPINAVHEAITKALPVPY